A window from Halomicrobium urmianum encodes these proteins:
- a CDS encoding HAD family hydrolase: MVDAVAGADVYEAVVFDNDGVLVEPPSREALVSATRSALEDVGLDADPRAVCRDLSEGDVESLAGRCRREAVEFASFCQRAASAAFEAQRRELERGRRAVYDDVAALREFDASLGLVSDNHPQFVDYLLRRAGLDDLFETVRCRSMTPRALERCKPDPRNVRAALSDLGTEDALLVGDRTADVVAAERAGIDSALIERPDAGDGTVGSVPDADVDPDYRVQSIAELRAVIG, encoded by the coding sequence ATGGTCGACGCCGTCGCAGGAGCGGACGTGTACGAGGCAGTGGTGTTCGACAACGACGGCGTGCTGGTGGAACCGCCCAGTCGGGAAGCGCTCGTGTCGGCGACGCGGTCGGCGCTCGAAGACGTCGGACTCGACGCCGATCCGCGGGCGGTCTGCCGGGACCTGTCCGAGGGGGACGTCGAGTCGCTCGCGGGCCGCTGTCGCCGCGAGGCCGTCGAGTTCGCCTCGTTCTGCCAGCGCGCCGCGTCGGCCGCCTTCGAGGCCCAGCGGCGGGAACTGGAACGGGGCCGGCGCGCCGTCTACGACGACGTGGCCGCGCTGCGCGAGTTCGACGCCTCGCTGGGCCTCGTCAGCGACAACCACCCGCAGTTCGTCGACTACCTGCTGCGCCGGGCGGGGCTGGACGACCTGTTCGAGACGGTCCGCTGCCGGTCGATGACGCCGCGGGCGCTCGAGCGCTGCAAGCCCGACCCGCGCAACGTCAGGGCGGCGCTTTCGGACCTCGGGACCGAGGACGCGCTCCTCGTCGGCGACAGGACGGCGGACGTCGTGGCGGCCGAGCGGGCCGGCATCGACAGCGCGCTGATCGAGCGCCCGGACGCCGGCGACGGCACCGTCGGCTCGGTGCCGGACGCCGACGTCGATCCCGACTACCGGGTCCAGAGCATCGCGGAGTTGCGGGCCGTGATCGGGTAG
- a CDS encoding helix-turn-helix transcriptional regulator: MDPDATRGLDAVAFLAGTPVRVCALDALADGPRSRAALREAADVPRTTLHRNIAALEERGLIERDPAADEYALTAAGERARAAMAEATDALAGATGVGTFLRQFPADPPIEPADVDVLSVEVATDDRPHAPVARVREKLAAADRARGFVPVVHPVYLRAVLDHLDSLSVDLVVAPTAAETLGRDHAEALDRLRSEADVTLLSTDSVPAYGVALLDGEAYLGAYDDGMRPIAVVHARSDHPVTEWARERYESVSADANPL; the protein is encoded by the coding sequence ATGGACCCCGACGCGACCCGCGGCCTCGACGCGGTGGCCTTCCTCGCCGGCACGCCGGTCCGGGTGTGCGCCCTCGACGCGCTCGCGGATGGCCCGCGCTCGCGGGCGGCGCTCCGCGAGGCCGCCGACGTCCCCCGGACCACGCTCCACCGGAACATCGCGGCCCTCGAGGAGCGGGGACTGATCGAGCGCGACCCTGCGGCCGACGAGTACGCGCTTACGGCCGCCGGGGAGCGCGCGCGGGCCGCGATGGCGGAAGCCACGGACGCCCTCGCGGGGGCGACCGGGGTCGGGACCTTCCTCAGGCAGTTCCCGGCCGATCCCCCGATCGAACCGGCGGACGTGGACGTGCTGTCGGTCGAGGTGGCGACCGACGATCGACCCCACGCGCCGGTCGCCCGCGTCCGCGAGAAACTTGCCGCCGCCGACCGCGCCCGCGGGTTCGTTCCCGTGGTGCATCCGGTGTACCTCAGGGCGGTCCTGGACCACCTCGATAGCCTCTCCGTGGACCTAGTAGTCGCCCCGACCGCCGCCGAGACGCTCGGCCGGGACCACGCCGAAGCGCTCGACCGCCTCCGGTCCGAGGCCGACGTCACGCTGCTGTCGACAGACTCGGTCCCGGCGTACGGCGTCGCGCTCCTGGACGGCGAGGCCTACCTCGGGGCGTACGACGACGGGATGCGCCCGATCGCCGTCGTCCACGCGCGCTCCGACCACCCGGTCACCGAGTGGGCCCGCGAGCGGTACGAGTCAGTCAGCGCCGACGCGAATCCGCTGTGA
- a CDS encoding MATE family efflux transporter, which produces MPATADRDLTEGSLLRPLLALSAPIVFTQLLQVLYNLVDTFWVGRLGQDAVSALSFSWPPVFVLISLGGGLTLAGSVLVAQHKGAENFERVEEVAGQTLAFVSLFSLALGAVGYVMAPTFLRLIGAEPGTTVFDYSVDYMRVIFTGVWFMFGFFVFQSLLRGWGDTKTPMYLMAVSVAVNVVVDPVFIMGFRDNPLFAMLGLEGLEATLLSATGFTGYGVRGAAIATILSRALATVPGVALLFTGRLGLSLSLSDLVLDAATVKKILSVGYPASIEQSSGALSYTAMTAVVALVGSTAVAAFGITARLTSFVFLPAVGLGMGVETAVGQNLGADRQERARRVVYMAVGMLVTAYVAVSAAGVVWAREIVGVFIVGEGADRVVDIGAEYMYIVAPTFAMMGVFHVVKGCFNGAGSTRAAMLMSVASVWGLQVVPAYVLVTTFDMGTTGAWIGIAGMHVGSALIVLAWFFRGSWTDNVIEDEEDAAPATAAD; this is translated from the coding sequence GTGCCGGCGACTGCCGACCGGGACCTCACCGAGGGATCGCTGCTGCGACCGCTTCTGGCGCTGTCGGCGCCCATCGTATTCACACAGCTGCTGCAGGTGCTGTACAACCTGGTGGACACCTTCTGGGTCGGCCGACTGGGACAGGACGCCGTCTCGGCGCTGTCCTTCTCCTGGCCGCCGGTGTTCGTGCTGATCAGCCTCGGCGGCGGGCTGACGCTGGCCGGCAGCGTCCTCGTCGCCCAGCACAAGGGCGCGGAGAACTTCGAGCGCGTCGAGGAGGTGGCCGGCCAGACGCTGGCGTTCGTCTCGCTGTTCTCGCTTGCGCTGGGGGCCGTCGGCTACGTCATGGCGCCGACGTTCCTCCGCCTCATCGGGGCCGAACCCGGGACGACCGTCTTCGACTACTCCGTCGACTACATGCGCGTCATCTTCACCGGCGTCTGGTTCATGTTCGGTTTCTTCGTCTTCCAGTCGCTGCTGCGCGGCTGGGGCGACACGAAGACGCCGATGTACCTGATGGCGGTCAGCGTGGCCGTCAACGTCGTCGTCGACCCCGTGTTCATCATGGGCTTCCGCGACAACCCGCTGTTCGCGATGCTCGGCCTTGAGGGGCTGGAGGCGACGCTGCTTTCCGCGACCGGCTTCACCGGCTACGGCGTGCGCGGCGCCGCCATCGCCACCATCCTCTCGCGCGCGCTCGCGACCGTCCCCGGCGTCGCCCTGTTGTTCACCGGCCGCCTCGGGCTCTCGCTGTCCCTCTCCGACCTCGTCCTCGACGCGGCGACGGTGAAGAAGATCCTCTCGGTCGGCTACCCCGCGAGCATCGAGCAGAGCTCAGGGGCCCTCTCGTACACCGCGATGACGGCCGTCGTCGCCCTCGTGGGATCGACCGCCGTCGCCGCCTTCGGCATCACCGCGCGGCTCACCTCCTTCGTCTTCCTCCCGGCCGTCGGGCTGGGGATGGGCGTCGAGACCGCGGTCGGGCAGAACCTCGGCGCCGACCGCCAGGAGCGGGCCAGGCGGGTCGTCTACATGGCCGTCGGGATGCTCGTCACCGCCTACGTCGCCGTCAGCGCGGCCGGCGTCGTCTGGGCGCGTGAGATCGTCGGCGTCTTCATCGTCGGTGAGGGCGCCGACCGCGTCGTCGACATCGGGGCCGAGTACATGTACATCGTCGCCCCCACCTTCGCGATGATGGGCGTGTTCCACGTCGTGAAGGGGTGTTTCAACGGTGCCGGCAGCACCCGCGCGGCGATGCTCATGTCCGTCGCCTCCGTGTGGGGCCTGCAGGTCGTCCCCGCCTACGTCCTCGTGACGACCTTCGACATGGGCACGACGGGCGCGTGGATCGGCATCGCCGGCATGCACGTCGGCAGCGCCCTGATCGTGCTCGCGTGGTTCTTCCGGGGCTCCTGGACGGACAACGTCATCGAGGACGAGGAGGATGCGGCCCCCGCGACGGCCGCCGACTAG
- a CDS encoding TetR/AcrR family transcriptional regulator produces MAGDTREQIMDATFAALCERGYADLTMQSIADEFEKSKSLLHYHFESKEDLLVSFLEHLLEAFIADIEDCPEMDPAQRLLWIAELVVTREDDAASDLHTVLLELRAQAPYNESIREQLVRNDAAIREEIADVVREGIERGRFREVDPEAFAATFRSAIEGAQSHDVILGEAAPTEDALAGIERLLVRDLLAEGVDLED; encoded by the coding sequence ATGGCGGGGGACACGCGAGAGCAGATCATGGACGCCACGTTCGCGGCGCTGTGCGAGCGCGGCTACGCGGACCTGACGATGCAGTCGATCGCCGACGAGTTCGAGAAGAGCAAGTCGCTGTTGCACTACCACTTCGAATCGAAGGAGGACTTGCTCGTCTCCTTTCTGGAGCACCTGCTGGAGGCGTTCATCGCGGACATCGAGGACTGTCCGGAGATGGACCCCGCCCAGCGGCTACTGTGGATCGCCGAGCTGGTCGTGACGAGGGAGGACGACGCGGCGTCGGACCTCCACACCGTCCTGCTGGAGCTGCGGGCCCAGGCGCCGTACAACGAGTCGATTCGCGAGCAGCTGGTTCGCAACGACGCGGCCATCCGCGAGGAGATCGCCGACGTCGTCCGCGAGGGGATCGAGCGGGGACGGTTCCGCGAGGTCGACCCGGAGGCGTTCGCCGCGACGTTCCGGTCGGCCATCGAGGGCGCGCAGTCGCACGACGTGATCCTGGGCGAGGCCGCCCCGACGGAGGACGCGCTGGCCGGCATCGAGCGGTTGCTCGTGCGCGACCTGCTGGCCGAGGGCGTCGACCTGGAGGACTGA